One window from the genome of Eucalyptus grandis isolate ANBG69807.140 chromosome 7, ASM1654582v1, whole genome shotgun sequence encodes:
- the LOC104452868 gene encoding B3 domain-containing transcription factor VRN1 isoform X3, translated as MASGRRGRREDGGVDPDTATGPRLESPHFFKIILSDTLESGKLGIPKKFLRRYGKDLSSLVLLEVLGNSTWSMGVEKLNDGTVWLWKGWREFMQHYSIGPGHLVVFKYKGNSTFRVMIFDRSASEIDYSLSSISNLGSGFISPKRENVIEVEDSEDFAPCQKKRVDPHSSCSQPSPSCSSPDLEEGIGQSRCRASHPEPNFGGPMSSWPLRSFELACEFDSEYPFFKVVIRPSYIEHHVVAAHSANQGNRDSQAFKQNMAGRNKESKCRMNRSEPVFCDPTPSRPLTTPELAGEFDSEHPFFELVIQQSHFRKMHVPGQFVRQHIQENKKEGTLRYSDRSWPVKLSRYTRGIRVFFSAGWRAFARETHLCEGNVCVFELIDRDDVVFKVSIFSSGGKDQIHID; from the exons ATGGCTAGCGGTCGCCGTGGCCGGAGAGAAGATGGAGGCGTCGACCCAGATACCGCGACGGGACCTCGTCTCGAGAGCCCTCACTTCTTCAAGATAATTCTCTCCGACACCCTCGAATCTGGGAAGCTC GGAATTCCGAAAAAGTTCTTACGAAGATATGGAAAGGATCTCTCGAGCTTGGTGCTACTCGAGGTTCTGGGCAATTCGACCTGGAGTATGGGAGTAGAAAAACTTAACGACGGCACAGTTTGGTTGTGGAAAGGGTGGCGAGAATTTATGCAGCATTACTCCATTGGTCCCGGTCACCTCGTAGTTTTCAAATATAAAGGGAACTCCACTTTTCGTGTGATGATATTCGATAGGAGTGCTTCGGAGATCGATTATTCTTTGAGCAGCATATCAAACCTCGGGAGTGGATTTATCTCGCCGAAGAGGGAGAATGTCATAGAAGTTGAAGATTCGGAGGATTTTGCTCCTTGTCAGAAGAAGAGGGTTGACCCACATTCATCATGTTCTCAGCCGAGTCCAAGCTGCTCCTCACCAGATCTCGAAG AAGGGATCGGACAATCTAGGTGCAGAGCTAGCCATCCTGAGCCAAATTTTGGTGGTCCTATGAGTTCGTGGCCTCTCCGTAGTTTTGAATTGGCCTGCGAATTTGACTCGGAGTATCCTTTTTTCAAGGTGGTGATCCGGCCATCTTATATTGAACATCATGTAGTG GCAGCACATTCAGCAAATCAAGGAAATCGCGACTCTCAGGCATTCAAACAGAACATGGCCG GCAGGAACAAAGAGTCTAAATGCAGAATGAACCGTTCTGAGCCAGTGTTTTGTGATCCTACTCCTTCGAGGCCTCTCACTACTCCTGAATTAGCCGGTGAATTTGATTCGGAGCATCCCTTCTTCGAACTGGTGATACAACAGTCtcattttaggaaaatg CATGTTCCCGGTCAATTTGTCAGGCAACATattcaagaaaacaagaaagaaggaaCTCTTAGGTATTCAGACAGGTCGTGGCCGGTGAAGCTCTCAAGATATACGCGGGGAATCCGAGTGTTCTTCTCTGCTGGTTGGCGAGCATTTGCAAGAGAAACTCATTTGTGTGAAGGAAATGTCTGCGTGTTTGAGCTCATTGATAGGGATGATGTTGTGTTCAAAGTCTCCATCTTCAGCAGTGGTGGTAAGGATCAGATTCACATTGATTGA
- the LOC104452868 gene encoding B3 domain-containing transcription factor VRN1 isoform X4, whose translation MASGRRGRREDGGVDPDTATGPRLESPHFFKIILSDTLESGKLGIPKKFLRRYGKDLSSLVLLEVLGNSTWSMGVEKLNDGTVWLWKGWREFMQHYSIGPGHLVVFKYKGNSTFRVMIFDRSASEIDYSLSSISNLGSGFISPKRENVIEVEDSEDFAPCQKKRVDPHSSCSQPSPSCSSPDLEECSLLVHQAAHSANQGNRDSQAFKQNMAGRNKESKCRMNRSEPVFCDPTPSRPLTTPELAGEFDSEHPFFELVIQQSHFRKMHVPGQFVRQHIQENKKEGTLRYSDRSWPVKLSRYTRGIRVFFSAGWRAFARETHLCEGNVCVFELIDRDDVVFKVSIFSSGGKDQIHID comes from the exons ATGGCTAGCGGTCGCCGTGGCCGGAGAGAAGATGGAGGCGTCGACCCAGATACCGCGACGGGACCTCGTCTCGAGAGCCCTCACTTCTTCAAGATAATTCTCTCCGACACCCTCGAATCTGGGAAGCTC GGAATTCCGAAAAAGTTCTTACGAAGATATGGAAAGGATCTCTCGAGCTTGGTGCTACTCGAGGTTCTGGGCAATTCGACCTGGAGTATGGGAGTAGAAAAACTTAACGACGGCACAGTTTGGTTGTGGAAAGGGTGGCGAGAATTTATGCAGCATTACTCCATTGGTCCCGGTCACCTCGTAGTTTTCAAATATAAAGGGAACTCCACTTTTCGTGTGATGATATTCGATAGGAGTGCTTCGGAGATCGATTATTCTTTGAGCAGCATATCAAACCTCGGGAGTGGATTTATCTCGCCGAAGAGGGAGAATGTCATAGAAGTTGAAGATTCGGAGGATTTTGCTCCTTGTCAGAAGAAGAGGGTTGACCCACATTCATCATGTTCTCAGCCGAGTCCAAGCTGCTCCTCACCAGATCTCGAAG AATGTTCCTTGTTGGTTCATCAGGCAGCACATTCAGCAAATCAAGGAAATCGCGACTCTCAGGCATTCAAACAGAACATGGCCG GCAGGAACAAAGAGTCTAAATGCAGAATGAACCGTTCTGAGCCAGTGTTTTGTGATCCTACTCCTTCGAGGCCTCTCACTACTCCTGAATTAGCCGGTGAATTTGATTCGGAGCATCCCTTCTTCGAACTGGTGATACAACAGTCtcattttaggaaaatg CATGTTCCCGGTCAATTTGTCAGGCAACATattcaagaaaacaagaaagaaggaaCTCTTAGGTATTCAGACAGGTCGTGGCCGGTGAAGCTCTCAAGATATACGCGGGGAATCCGAGTGTTCTTCTCTGCTGGTTGGCGAGCATTTGCAAGAGAAACTCATTTGTGTGAAGGAAATGTCTGCGTGTTTGAGCTCATTGATAGGGATGATGTTGTGTTCAAAGTCTCCATCTTCAGCAGTGGTGGTAAGGATCAGATTCACATTGATTGA
- the LOC104452868 gene encoding B3 domain-containing transcription factor VRN1 isoform X2, whose protein sequence is MASGRRGRREDGGVDPDTATGPRLESPHFFKIILSDTLESGKLGIPKKFLRRYGKDLSSLVLLEVLGNSTWSMGVEKLNDGTVWLWKGWREFMQHYSIGPGHLVVFKYKGNSTFRVMIFDRSASEIDYSLSSISNLGSGFISPKRENVIEVEDSEDFAPCQKKRVDPHSSCSQPSPSCSSPDLEEGIGQSRCRASHPEPNFGGPMSSWPLRSFELACEFDSEYPFFKVVIRPSYIEHHVVNVPCWFIRQHIQQIKEIATLRHSNRTWPVKLRTYPSGSMQFSSGWIAFVRGTHLRVGNVCVFELIDRDDIVFRVYIFSSAGRNKESKCRMNRSEPVFCDPTPSRPLTTPELAGEFDSEHPFFELVIQQSHFRKMHVPGQFVRQHIQENKKEGTLRYSDRSWPVKLSRYTRGIRVFFSAGWRAFARETHLCEGNVCVFELIDRDDVVFKVSIFSSGGKDQIHID, encoded by the exons ATGGCTAGCGGTCGCCGTGGCCGGAGAGAAGATGGAGGCGTCGACCCAGATACCGCGACGGGACCTCGTCTCGAGAGCCCTCACTTCTTCAAGATAATTCTCTCCGACACCCTCGAATCTGGGAAGCTC GGAATTCCGAAAAAGTTCTTACGAAGATATGGAAAGGATCTCTCGAGCTTGGTGCTACTCGAGGTTCTGGGCAATTCGACCTGGAGTATGGGAGTAGAAAAACTTAACGACGGCACAGTTTGGTTGTGGAAAGGGTGGCGAGAATTTATGCAGCATTACTCCATTGGTCCCGGTCACCTCGTAGTTTTCAAATATAAAGGGAACTCCACTTTTCGTGTGATGATATTCGATAGGAGTGCTTCGGAGATCGATTATTCTTTGAGCAGCATATCAAACCTCGGGAGTGGATTTATCTCGCCGAAGAGGGAGAATGTCATAGAAGTTGAAGATTCGGAGGATTTTGCTCCTTGTCAGAAGAAGAGGGTTGACCCACATTCATCATGTTCTCAGCCGAGTCCAAGCTGCTCCTCACCAGATCTCGAAG AAGGGATCGGACAATCTAGGTGCAGAGCTAGCCATCCTGAGCCAAATTTTGGTGGTCCTATGAGTTCGTGGCCTCTCCGTAGTTTTGAATTGGCCTGCGAATTTGACTCGGAGTATCCTTTTTTCAAGGTGGTGATCCGGCCATCTTATATTGAACATCATGTAGTG AATGTTCCTTGTTGGTTCATCAGGCAGCACATTCAGCAAATCAAGGAAATCGCGACTCTCAGGCATTCAAACAGAACATGGCCGGTAAAGCTTAGGACTTATCCCAGTGGGTCGATGCAGTTCTCTTCTGGTTGGATTGCATTCGTGAGAGGAACTCACTTGCGTGTTGGAAATGTTTGCGTGTTCGAGCTAATTGATAGAGATGATATTGTGTTCAGAGTCTACATTTTCAGCAGTGCag GCAGGAACAAAGAGTCTAAATGCAGAATGAACCGTTCTGAGCCAGTGTTTTGTGATCCTACTCCTTCGAGGCCTCTCACTACTCCTGAATTAGCCGGTGAATTTGATTCGGAGCATCCCTTCTTCGAACTGGTGATACAACAGTCtcattttaggaaaatg CATGTTCCCGGTCAATTTGTCAGGCAACATattcaagaaaacaagaaagaaggaaCTCTTAGGTATTCAGACAGGTCGTGGCCGGTGAAGCTCTCAAGATATACGCGGGGAATCCGAGTGTTCTTCTCTGCTGGTTGGCGAGCATTTGCAAGAGAAACTCATTTGTGTGAAGGAAATGTCTGCGTGTTTGAGCTCATTGATAGGGATGATGTTGTGTTCAAAGTCTCCATCTTCAGCAGTGGTGGTAAGGATCAGATTCACATTGATTGA
- the LOC104452868 gene encoding B3 domain-containing transcription factor VRN1 isoform X1, translating into MASGRRGRREDGGVDPDTATGPRLESPHFFKIILSDTLESGKLGIPKKFLRRYGKDLSSLVLLEVLGNSTWSMGVEKLNDGTVWLWKGWREFMQHYSIGPGHLVVFKYKGNSTFRVMIFDRSASEIDYSLSSISNLGSGFISPKRENVIEVEDSEDFAPCQKKRVDPHSSCSQPSPSCSSPDLEEGIGQSRCRASHPEPNFGGPMSSWPLRSFELACEFDSEYPFFKVVIRPSYIEHHVVNVPCWFIRQHIQQIKEIATLRHSNRTWPVKLRTYPSGSMQFSSGWIAFVRGTHLRVGNVCVFELIDRDDIVFRVYIFSSAVLILIPGRNKESKCRMNRSEPVFCDPTPSRPLTTPELAGEFDSEHPFFELVIQQSHFRKMHVPGQFVRQHIQENKKEGTLRYSDRSWPVKLSRYTRGIRVFFSAGWRAFARETHLCEGNVCVFELIDRDDVVFKVSIFSSGGKDQIHID; encoded by the exons ATGGCTAGCGGTCGCCGTGGCCGGAGAGAAGATGGAGGCGTCGACCCAGATACCGCGACGGGACCTCGTCTCGAGAGCCCTCACTTCTTCAAGATAATTCTCTCCGACACCCTCGAATCTGGGAAGCTC GGAATTCCGAAAAAGTTCTTACGAAGATATGGAAAGGATCTCTCGAGCTTGGTGCTACTCGAGGTTCTGGGCAATTCGACCTGGAGTATGGGAGTAGAAAAACTTAACGACGGCACAGTTTGGTTGTGGAAAGGGTGGCGAGAATTTATGCAGCATTACTCCATTGGTCCCGGTCACCTCGTAGTTTTCAAATATAAAGGGAACTCCACTTTTCGTGTGATGATATTCGATAGGAGTGCTTCGGAGATCGATTATTCTTTGAGCAGCATATCAAACCTCGGGAGTGGATTTATCTCGCCGAAGAGGGAGAATGTCATAGAAGTTGAAGATTCGGAGGATTTTGCTCCTTGTCAGAAGAAGAGGGTTGACCCACATTCATCATGTTCTCAGCCGAGTCCAAGCTGCTCCTCACCAGATCTCGAAG AAGGGATCGGACAATCTAGGTGCAGAGCTAGCCATCCTGAGCCAAATTTTGGTGGTCCTATGAGTTCGTGGCCTCTCCGTAGTTTTGAATTGGCCTGCGAATTTGACTCGGAGTATCCTTTTTTCAAGGTGGTGATCCGGCCATCTTATATTGAACATCATGTAGTG AATGTTCCTTGTTGGTTCATCAGGCAGCACATTCAGCAAATCAAGGAAATCGCGACTCTCAGGCATTCAAACAGAACATGGCCGGTAAAGCTTAGGACTTATCCCAGTGGGTCGATGCAGTTCTCTTCTGGTTGGATTGCATTCGTGAGAGGAACTCACTTGCGTGTTGGAAATGTTTGCGTGTTCGAGCTAATTGATAGAGATGATATTGTGTTCAGAGTCTACATTTTCAGCAGTGCag TTCTCATTTTAATTCCAGGCAGGAACAAAGAGTCTAAATGCAGAATGAACCGTTCTGAGCCAGTGTTTTGTGATCCTACTCCTTCGAGGCCTCTCACTACTCCTGAATTAGCCGGTGAATTTGATTCGGAGCATCCCTTCTTCGAACTGGTGATACAACAGTCtcattttaggaaaatg CATGTTCCCGGTCAATTTGTCAGGCAACATattcaagaaaacaagaaagaaggaaCTCTTAGGTATTCAGACAGGTCGTGGCCGGTGAAGCTCTCAAGATATACGCGGGGAATCCGAGTGTTCTTCTCTGCTGGTTGGCGAGCATTTGCAAGAGAAACTCATTTGTGTGAAGGAAATGTCTGCGTGTTTGAGCTCATTGATAGGGATGATGTTGTGTTCAAAGTCTCCATCTTCAGCAGTGGTGGTAAGGATCAGATTCACATTGATTGA
- the LOC104455118 gene encoding B3 domain-containing transcription factor VRN1, whose product MARRRRRPGEDGGVDPDVGAGLRLESPHFFKIILSDTLESGKLGIPKKFLGRYGKDLSSLVLLKVLGSSPWTIGVEKCNDDEVWLWKGWREFMQHYSIGHGHLIVFKYKGSSTFRVMIFNKSSSEIDYSSSSISNLGSGFISPEWEDVIEMEDSEDSASHQKMRVEAHSPCSQLSPSCSSQDLEDGAGQSRSRASHSKPVSGGSMSPWPLSSFELASKFDSEYPFFKVVMRPSYMKKEAYVPRRFIIQHILEIKEIVTLRHSGRSWPVKLWSNPHSVHGAAFSSGWGAFVRGTRLHVGNVCVFELIDRDDIVFRVYIFSSKGTCKQSKCRANHLEPVFHDPTPPRPLTTPELARDFDSEHPFFKLVIRECHLKTLSVPDRFIKQHIRENKGMATLRYSDRSWPVKLLRCKNKKMASFSAGWIAFARETHLCVGNACVFELIDREDNVFKVSIFSDGGKDQIHID is encoded by the exons AtggctcgccgtcgccgtcgcccggGAGAAGATGGAGGCGTCGACCCGGATGTCGGGGCCGGACTTCGTCTCGAGAGCCCACACTTCTTCAAGATCATTCTCTCCGACACCCTTGAATCCGGGAAGCTC GGAATCCCGAAAAAGTTCTTAGGAAGATATGGAAAGGATCTCTCAAGCTTGGTGCTACTCAAGGTTCTGGGCAGTTCGCCCTGGACTATAGGAGTAGAAAAGTGTAACGATGACGAAGTTTGGTTGTGGAAAGGGTGGCGAGAATTTATGCAGCATTACTCCATTGGTCACGGTCACCTCATAGTTTTCAAATATAAAGGGAGCTCCACTTTCCGCGTGATGATTTTCAACAAGAGTTCTTCGGAGATCGATTATTCATCGAGCAGCATATCAAACCTGGGGAGTGGATTTATCTCGCCAGAGTGGGAGGATGTGATAGAAATGGAAGATTCGGAGGATTCCGCATCTCATCAAAAAATGAGGGTTGAAGCTCATTCACCATGTTCTCAGCTGAGTCCAAGCTGCTCATCACAAGATCTTGAAG ATGGGGCTGGGCAGTCTAGAAGCAGAGCTAGCCATTCTAAGCCGGTTTCTGGTGGTTCTATGAGTCCATGGCCTCTCTCTAGTTTTGAATTGGCTAGCAAATTTGACTCAGAGTATCCTTTTTTCAAGGTGGTGATGCGGCCATCTTATATGAAGAAGGAAGCG TATGTTCCTCGTAGGTTCATCATTCAGCACATTCTGGAAATCAAGGAAATCGTGACTCTTAGGCATTCAGGCAGATCGTGGCCGGTGAAGCTTTGGAGCAATCCACATTCAGTCCATGGGGCGGCGTTCTCTTCTGGTTGGGGCGCATTTGTGAGAGGAACTCGCTTGCATGTAGGAAATGTCTGCGTGTTCGAGCTGATTGATAGGGATGATATTGTGTTCAGAGTCTACATTTTCAGTAGCAAAG GCACGTGCAAACAGTCTAAATGCAGAGCGAACCATCTTGAGCCGGTATTTCATGACCCTACTCCTCCGAGGCCTCTCACTACTCCTGAATTAGCCAGAGATTTTGATTCAGAGCATCCTTTCTTCAAACTGGTGATACGGGAATGTCATTTGAAGACACTG AGTGTTCCTGATCGATTCATCAAGCAACATATTCGAGAAAACAAGGGAATGGCAACTCTTAGGTATTCGGACAGATCATGGCCGGTGAAGCTCTTAcgatgtaaaaataaaaagatggcGTCATTCTCTGCTGGTTGGATTGCATTTGCGAGAGAAACTCATTTGTGTGTAGGAAACGCCTGCGTGTTTGAGCTCATCGATAGGGAAGATAATGTGTTCAAAGTCTCCATCTTCAGCGACGGCGGTAAGGACCAGATTCACATTGATTGA